The Manis javanica isolate MJ-LG chromosome 4, MJ_LKY, whole genome shotgun sequence genome contains a region encoding:
- the LRIF1 gene encoding ligand-dependent nuclear receptor-interacting factor 1 isoform X1 yields MCAPPTPPKMSNNLQRVFLKPADGKSGNASRCVSGCMYQVVQTIGSDGKNLLQLLPIPNSSGNLVPLVQSSVMSDALKGKTGSPVQVTFQTQISSSSTSASVQLPIFQPASSSNYFLTRTVDTSEKVRVTSVGTENFTSPVSKVQSHGVKIDGLTMQTFAVSPSSTQNDSPFILVNTQSLPVTVKSPVLPSGHHLQIPAHAEVKSVPASSLPPSVQQKIHATATTSTSGTVEASQTPTIIYVSPVNTVKNVVTKNFQNIYPKPVTEIAKPVILNTTQIPMNVAKETQLKGGKHSQAAPVKWIFQENLQPCTPSLVPVKSSNNVASKILKTFVDRQSSGDNTVNMPPLSTISPSGTQSKSMPIKDNALVMFNGKVYLLAKKGTDVLPSQTDQQNSFSPDIPPRKDTSQIVSSSPVTELSRKVVNIVLAKSKSSQMDTKSLSNIQLASMANLRAEKNKRVKEKSLSAPNPHNMNQSINYLKQSKNLFTKPDFPDGFSTGQNAPRKENIIQSIEKISSSVDATTVTSQQCVFRDQEPKIQNEMASTLGKITPERNERKNYQERSNKSYLKSDAEFKKIFGLTKDLRVCLTRIPVHLGSGKSFESFSSLVKSDTYKETKFTVKEGERKQGFDKKRKAKTVKKMDHTKKRKTESAFNTALNGGTNSTSSQLISSILPDSNVSHYNILTSCDKMREEERSEAEHCTCENQEEGTLNSNRAFEQRYCFNKNYTEDFFPMTPPELEETIRDEKIRRLKQVLREKEAALEEMRKKMHQK; encoded by the exons TGTTTCAGGCTGCATGTACCAAGTAGTTCAGACGATTGGCTCGGATGGAAAAAATCTTCTGCAATTACTTCCAATTCCTAATTCCTCTGGAAATCTTGTACCACTAGTTCAATCTTCAGTCATGTCTGATGCTTTGAAAGGGAAGACAGGAAGCCCAGTTCAAGTTACTTTTCAGACTCAGATTTCCAGCTCTTCCACAAGTGCATCAGTTCAATTGCCCATTTTTCAGCCAGCCAGTTCTTCAAACTATTTTCTTACAAGAACAGTAGATACTTCAGAAAAAGTTAGAGTTACTTCTGTGGGAACTGAAAATTTTACCTCACCAGTTTCTAAAGTTCAGAGTCATGGTGTGAAAATTGATGGACTCACCATGCAAACATTTGCTGTTTCTCCCTCCTCAACACAAAATGACTCAccttttattttagtaaatacCCAGAGTCTTCCAGTGACTGTGAAGTCTCCAGTTTTGCCTTCTGGGCATCATTTACAGATTCCAGCCCATGCTGAAGTGAAATCTGTACCAGCGTCATCATTGCCTCCTTCAGTTCAGCAAAAGATACATGCAACTGCAACCACAAGTACCTCAGGAACAGTTGAGGCCTCCCAAACACCAACCATTATTTACGTATCTCCTGTAAATACAGTGAAAAATGTAGTTACCAAGAACTTTCAAAACATTTACCCAAAACCTGTTACAGAAATAGCAAAGCCAGTGATACTAAATACCACACAAATTCCAATGAATGTTGCTAAAGAGACACAATTAAAAGGTGGTAAGCATTCTCAAGCTGCTCCAGTGAAATGGATTTTTCAAGAAAATCTACAACCTTGTACTCCATCTCTTGTTCCTGTTAAGTCTTCAAATAATGTGGcttcaaagattttaaaaacttttgtagaTAGGCAGAGTTCGGGGGATAATACTGTAAACATGCCACCACTGAGTACCATCAGTCCTAGTGGGACACAGTCCAAAAGTATGCCTATTAAAGATAATGCTTTGGTTATGTTTAATGGGAAAGTCTATCTGTTGGCTAAAAAGGGGACAGATGTTTTGCCATCACAAACTGACCAACAGAATTCTTTTTCTCCTGATATTCCACCAAGAAAAGATACATCACAGATAGTGAGTTCAAGTCCAGTCACAGAACTATCCAGAAAGGTTGTAAATATTGTTTTGGCTAAAAGTAAATCTTCCCAGATGGACACAAAATCACTTTCAAATATCCAGCTTGCTTCCATGGCCAATCTAAGggcagagaagaataaaagagtgaAGGAAAAATCTCTTTCTGCCCCAAACCCACATAATATGAACCAATCCATTAACTACTTAAAACagagtaagaatttattcacaaaGCCAGACTTTCCAGATGGATTTAGTACAGGACAGAATGCccccagaaaagaaaatatcatccAGAGCATAGAGAAAATAAGTTCCTCTGTTGATGCAACAACTGTTACTTCACAACAGTGCGTTTTCAGAGACCAAGAACCAAAG ATCCAGAATGAGATGGCATCAACATTAGGAAAAATTActccagaaagaaatgaaaggaaaaattatcaaGAAAGAAGCAATAAGTCATATTTGAAGAGTGATGctgaatttaaaaagatatttggtCTCACTAAAGATTTGAGAGTGTGCCTTACTCGTATTCCTGTCCATTTGGGCTCTGGGAAAAGTTTTGAGTCCTTTAGCAGTTTGGTGAAGAGTGATACTTACAAAGAAACAAAGTTTACagtgaaggagggagagagaaaacag GGTtttgataagaaaagaaaagcaaaaaccgTTAAGAAGATGGATcacacaaagaagagaaaaactgagAGTGCTTTTAACACAGCTCTAAATGGAGGAACTAATTCCACCAGTTCCCAACTCATTAGCAGCATTTTACCAGATTCCAATGTATCACACTATAACATTCTCACAAGCTGCGACAAAatgagagaagaagagagaagtgaggcagaacacTGTACCTGTGAGAACCAGGAGGAAGGTACATTGAATTCAAACAGAGCTTTTGAACAAAGATAttgctttaataaaaattatactgAGGATTTTTTCCCCATGACTCCACCAGAGTTAGAAGAAACCATTCGAGATGAAAAAATACGAAGACTTAAGCAGGTgctgagagagaaagaagcagctCTTGAAGAAATGCGGAAGAAGATGcaccagaaataa
- the LRIF1 gene encoding ligand-dependent nuclear receptor-interacting factor 1 isoform X2, with product MCAPPTPPKMSNNLQRVFLKPADGKSGNASRCVSGCMYQVVQTIGSDGKNLLQLLPIPNSSGNLVPLVQSSVMSDALKGKTGSPVQVTFQTQISSSSTSASVQLPIFQPASSSNYFLTRTVDTSEKVRVTSVGTENFTSPVSKVQSHGVKIDGLTMQTFAVSPSSTQNDSPFILVNTQSLPVTVKSPVLPSGHHLQIPAHAEVKSVPASSLPPSVQQKIHATATTSTSGTVEASQTPTIIYVSPVNTVKNVVTKNFQNIYPKPVTEIAKPVILNTTQIPMNVAKETQLKGGKHSQAAPVKWIFQENLQPCTPSLVPVKSSNNVASKILKTFVDRQSSGDNTVNMPPLSTISPSGTQSKSMPIKDNALVMFNGKVYLLAKKGTDVLPSQTDQQNSFSPDIPPRKDTSQIVSSSPVTELSRKVVNIVLAKSKSSQMDTKSLSNIQLASMANLRAEKNKRVKEKSLSAPNPHNMNQSINYLKQSKNLFTKPDFPDGFSTGQNAPRKENIIQSIEKISSSVDATTVTSQQCVFRDQEPKIQNEMASTLGKITPERNERKNYQERSNKSYLKSDAEFKKIFGLTKDLRVCLTRIPVHLGSGKSFESFSSLVKSDTYKETKFTVKEGERKQGFDKKRKAKTVKKMDHTKKRKTESAFNTALNGGTNSTSSQLISSILPDSNVSHYNILTSCDKMREEERSEAEHCTCENQEEELEETIRDEKIRRLKQVLREKEAALEEMRKKMHQK from the exons TGTTTCAGGCTGCATGTACCAAGTAGTTCAGACGATTGGCTCGGATGGAAAAAATCTTCTGCAATTACTTCCAATTCCTAATTCCTCTGGAAATCTTGTACCACTAGTTCAATCTTCAGTCATGTCTGATGCTTTGAAAGGGAAGACAGGAAGCCCAGTTCAAGTTACTTTTCAGACTCAGATTTCCAGCTCTTCCACAAGTGCATCAGTTCAATTGCCCATTTTTCAGCCAGCCAGTTCTTCAAACTATTTTCTTACAAGAACAGTAGATACTTCAGAAAAAGTTAGAGTTACTTCTGTGGGAACTGAAAATTTTACCTCACCAGTTTCTAAAGTTCAGAGTCATGGTGTGAAAATTGATGGACTCACCATGCAAACATTTGCTGTTTCTCCCTCCTCAACACAAAATGACTCAccttttattttagtaaatacCCAGAGTCTTCCAGTGACTGTGAAGTCTCCAGTTTTGCCTTCTGGGCATCATTTACAGATTCCAGCCCATGCTGAAGTGAAATCTGTACCAGCGTCATCATTGCCTCCTTCAGTTCAGCAAAAGATACATGCAACTGCAACCACAAGTACCTCAGGAACAGTTGAGGCCTCCCAAACACCAACCATTATTTACGTATCTCCTGTAAATACAGTGAAAAATGTAGTTACCAAGAACTTTCAAAACATTTACCCAAAACCTGTTACAGAAATAGCAAAGCCAGTGATACTAAATACCACACAAATTCCAATGAATGTTGCTAAAGAGACACAATTAAAAGGTGGTAAGCATTCTCAAGCTGCTCCAGTGAAATGGATTTTTCAAGAAAATCTACAACCTTGTACTCCATCTCTTGTTCCTGTTAAGTCTTCAAATAATGTGGcttcaaagattttaaaaacttttgtagaTAGGCAGAGTTCGGGGGATAATACTGTAAACATGCCACCACTGAGTACCATCAGTCCTAGTGGGACACAGTCCAAAAGTATGCCTATTAAAGATAATGCTTTGGTTATGTTTAATGGGAAAGTCTATCTGTTGGCTAAAAAGGGGACAGATGTTTTGCCATCACAAACTGACCAACAGAATTCTTTTTCTCCTGATATTCCACCAAGAAAAGATACATCACAGATAGTGAGTTCAAGTCCAGTCACAGAACTATCCAGAAAGGTTGTAAATATTGTTTTGGCTAAAAGTAAATCTTCCCAGATGGACACAAAATCACTTTCAAATATCCAGCTTGCTTCCATGGCCAATCTAAGggcagagaagaataaaagagtgaAGGAAAAATCTCTTTCTGCCCCAAACCCACATAATATGAACCAATCCATTAACTACTTAAAACagagtaagaatttattcacaaaGCCAGACTTTCCAGATGGATTTAGTACAGGACAGAATGCccccagaaaagaaaatatcatccAGAGCATAGAGAAAATAAGTTCCTCTGTTGATGCAACAACTGTTACTTCACAACAGTGCGTTTTCAGAGACCAAGAACCAAAG ATCCAGAATGAGATGGCATCAACATTAGGAAAAATTActccagaaagaaatgaaaggaaaaattatcaaGAAAGAAGCAATAAGTCATATTTGAAGAGTGATGctgaatttaaaaagatatttggtCTCACTAAAGATTTGAGAGTGTGCCTTACTCGTATTCCTGTCCATTTGGGCTCTGGGAAAAGTTTTGAGTCCTTTAGCAGTTTGGTGAAGAGTGATACTTACAAAGAAACAAAGTTTACagtgaaggagggagagagaaaacag GGTtttgataagaaaagaaaagcaaaaaccgTTAAGAAGATGGATcacacaaagaagagaaaaactgagAGTGCTTTTAACACAGCTCTAAATGGAGGAACTAATTCCACCAGTTCCCAACTCATTAGCAGCATTTTACCAGATTCCAATGTATCACACTATAACATTCTCACAAGCTGCGACAAAatgagagaagaagagagaagtgaggcagaacacTGTACCTGTGAGAACCAGGAGGAAG AGTTAGAAGAAACCATTCGAGATGAAAAAATACGAAGACTTAAGCAGGTgctgagagagaaagaagcagctCTTGAAGAAATGCGGAAGAAGATGcaccagaaataa
- the LRIF1 gene encoding ligand-dependent nuclear receptor-interacting factor 1 isoform X3, producing the protein MASTLGKITPERNERKNYQERSNKSYLKSDAEFKKIFGLTKDLRVCLTRIPVHLGSGKSFESFSSLVKSDTYKETKFTVKEGERKQGFDKKRKAKTVKKMDHTKKRKTESAFNTALNGGTNSTSSQLISSILPDSNVSHYNILTSCDKMREEERSEAEHCTCENQEEGTLNSNRAFEQRYCFNKNYTEDFFPMTPPELEETIRDEKIRRLKQVLREKEAALEEMRKKMHQK; encoded by the exons ATGGCATCAACATTAGGAAAAATTActccagaaagaaatgaaaggaaaaattatcaaGAAAGAAGCAATAAGTCATATTTGAAGAGTGATGctgaatttaaaaagatatttggtCTCACTAAAGATTTGAGAGTGTGCCTTACTCGTATTCCTGTCCATTTGGGCTCTGGGAAAAGTTTTGAGTCCTTTAGCAGTTTGGTGAAGAGTGATACTTACAAAGAAACAAAGTTTACagtgaaggagggagagagaaaacag GGTtttgataagaaaagaaaagcaaaaaccgTTAAGAAGATGGATcacacaaagaagagaaaaactgagAGTGCTTTTAACACAGCTCTAAATGGAGGAACTAATTCCACCAGTTCCCAACTCATTAGCAGCATTTTACCAGATTCCAATGTATCACACTATAACATTCTCACAAGCTGCGACAAAatgagagaagaagagagaagtgaggcagaacacTGTACCTGTGAGAACCAGGAGGAAGGTACATTGAATTCAAACAGAGCTTTTGAACAAAGATAttgctttaataaaaattatactgAGGATTTTTTCCCCATGACTCCACCAGAGTTAGAAGAAACCATTCGAGATGAAAAAATACGAAGACTTAAGCAGGTgctgagagagaaagaagcagctCTTGAAGAAATGCGGAAGAAGATGcaccagaaataa